A region of Cucumis melo cultivar AY chromosome 2, USDA_Cmelo_AY_1.0, whole genome shotgun sequence DNA encodes the following proteins:
- the LOC103494320 gene encoding 7-deoxyloganetin glucosyltransferase-like: protein MSKKVEGHAVCIPVPLQSHVSAMLSVAKLLHQRGFFITLVITKYTHKRIIRSRGPSSLDGMLNFQFKTIWNYCVEPIDAPQNLPSLCDSISNDFLSPFCDLLSQLKSNDEIPPVTCIIADGFMSFCIEAGLEFNIPTSQFWPISACSLLGFYHFEELVKRGAVPFKDESYFSNGCMETTIDWIPGLKNVKIKDLPSFIRTTDPNDTFLNFFIQQLKWAPKASCTILNTFEALDHDVLEALSHLFPPIYTIGPLHLFSKQIKDKTQEKIATNHWEEQQECINWLDSQQPNTVIYINFGSLAIMTLDQCTEFAWAIANSEQPFLWILRPGVVEGNSPKLPHNFVEETKGRGMIGNWCSQVEVLNHPSIKGFLTHSGWNSTIESISAGVPMISWPFLGDQQTTCHYCCVHWGIALEIQNNVKRDEVESCIKELTEGNNGKEMKAKVMELRRKAEESYTPGGSSYLNFDRLITQLLLQN, encoded by the exons atgaGTAAAAAAGTGGAGGGTCATGCTGTGTGCATTCCAGTTCCACTTCAAAGCCATGTAAGCGCAATGCTAAGTGTTGCAAAGCTTCTTCACCAAAGAGGTTTTTTCATAACTTTAGTTATCACAAAATATACACATAAACGCATTATAAGGTCTCGTGGGCCTTCTTCTCTCGATGGTATGCTTAATTTTCAGTTCAAAACCATTTGGAATTATTGTGTGGAACCAATTGATGCTCCACAAAATTTGCCTTCTCTTTGTGACTCAATTTCTAATGACTTTTTATCCCCATTTTGTGACTTGCTTTCTCAACTCAAAAGTAATGACGAAATTCCTCCAGTTACTTGTATAATAGCAGATGGTTTTATGTCATTCTGTATTGAGGCTGGATTGGAATTTAACATTCCAACTTCACAGTTTTGGCCTATTAGTGCTTGTAGCTTGCTGGGGTTTTATCACTTTGAGGAACTTGTGAAACGTGGGGCTGTTCCATTTAAAG ATGAGAGTTATTTCAGCAATGGTTGTATGGAAACTACAATAGATTGGATTCCAGGgttgaaaaatgtgaaaatcaAGGATTTACCAAGCTTCATAAGAACAACTGATCCAAATGATACCTTTCTCAATTTCTTTATCCAACAATTAAAGTGGGCTCCAAAAGCTTCATGTACCATATTAAACACTTTTGAGGCATTGGACCATGATGTTTTGGAAGCACTCTCCCACCTGTTCCCTCCAATTTACACTATTGGTCCACTTCActtattttcaaaacaaatcaAGGACAAAACTCAAGAGAAAATAGCCACAAACCATTGGGAAGAGCAACAAGAATGCATTAATTGGCTTGATTCCCAACAACCCAACACTGTGATTTACATAAATTTTGGTAGCTTAGCAATAATGACACTTGACCAATGCACTGAGTTTGCTTGGGCGATTGCAAACAGTGAACAACCCTTTTTATGGATCTTAAGACCTGGTGTAGTGGAAGGTAATTCACCAAAATTACCTCATAATTTTGTTGAGGAAACAAAGGGAAGAGGAATGATAGGAAATTGGTGTTCACAAGTTGAGGTTCTAAATCATCCATCTATAAAAGGATTTTTGACACATAGTGGATGGAATTCAACTATTGAAAGCATAAGTGCTGGAGTGCCAATGATATCATGGCCTTTCCTTGGGGACCAACAAACGACATGTCATTATTGTTGCGTGCATTGGGGGATTGCATTGGAAATACAAAACAATGTCAAAAGGGATGAAGTTGAGAGTTGTATAAAAGAGCTAACAGAAGGAAATAATGGGAAAGAAATGAAAGCAAAAGTGATGGAGTTGAGAAGAAAAGCTGAGGAATCCTACACACCTGGTGGCTCTTCATACCTCAACTTTGATCGATTAATAACTCAACTTCTACTACAAAATTAA